In a genomic window of Paenibacillus sp.:
- a CDS encoding S41 family peptidase, with protein sequence MTKQKRWRTGVWMRAAAAAALAATIASPAAGFAAEPKDELYEVFSLLETMHVSGSSGEQLKDAAIRGMLEALDDPYTEYFDPEEWQALQDTYEQVMVGIGIQFAQTDEGLLILEVFEGSAAKGAGLKPGDAIVRVGEKVVKDTPLEDIYDMLLGPEGSTVKLHIADGASRLLKTVTITRQPFHIPSVSYEMTDGGTGYIRIDSFSSDTAGLVREALRAFEADPEYVALVIDIRGNPGGYLDAVAEVATFFVEDGPILYMVNRDGSRRPMEIENGSSVDVPVVLLVDGDSASASEVFAGALQDYKLATLVGERTYGKGSVQQLIPLESGGGLKVTVQQYLTPRRSPVDGVGIHPDVIASTRLEATLKALRLAGADELKLTFRSYETVVNGVSFDETAAWVVEGGRTYLSAKALAAVIDGAAAWDGAAQSVKLTGLGGAASFAAKPNGGLLLRDGASYIELGAFAKAFPNAKAKTEGKSVVVEWIDHG encoded by the coding sequence ATGACGAAGCAAAAGCGTTGGAGAACGGGAGTATGGATGCGGGCGGCCGCGGCCGCGGCGCTCGCCGCGACGATCGCCTCGCCGGCCGCGGGGTTCGCCGCGGAGCCGAAGGACGAGCTGTACGAGGTGTTTTCGCTCCTGGAAACGATGCATGTGAGCGGCTCCTCCGGGGAACAGCTGAAGGACGCCGCCATCCGCGGCATGCTGGAAGCGCTGGACGACCCGTACACGGAGTACTTCGACCCGGAGGAATGGCAGGCGCTGCAGGATACCTATGAACAAGTCATGGTCGGCATCGGCATCCAGTTCGCCCAAACGGACGAAGGGCTGCTGATCTTGGAGGTGTTCGAGGGCTCCGCGGCGAAAGGGGCTGGACTGAAGCCCGGCGACGCGATCGTTCGCGTCGGGGAGAAGGTCGTGAAAGATACCCCGCTGGAGGATATATACGATATGCTGCTCGGTCCGGAAGGGTCGACGGTGAAGCTGCACATCGCGGACGGCGCCAGTCGGCTGCTCAAAACGGTGACGATTACGCGCCAGCCGTTCCACATCCCGAGCGTCTCCTACGAGATGACGGACGGCGGTACGGGCTATATCCGCATCGATTCGTTCTCGAGCGACACGGCCGGCCTCGTCCGCGAAGCGCTGCGCGCGTTCGAGGCGGATCCCGAGTACGTTGCGCTGGTGATCGACATCCGCGGCAATCCGGGCGGTTATTTGGACGCGGTCGCCGAGGTCGCCACGTTTTTCGTCGAAGACGGACCGATTTTGTACATGGTGAACCGGGACGGCAGCCGGAGGCCGATGGAGATCGAGAACGGCTCGTCGGTCGACGTGCCCGTCGTACTCCTCGTCGACGGCGACAGCGCGAGCGCGTCGGAGGTGTTCGCGGGCGCGCTGCAGGACTACAAGCTCGCGACGCTCGTCGGCGAGCGCACGTACGGCAAAGGCAGCGTGCAGCAGCTTATTCCGCTCGAGAGCGGCGGGGGGCTGAAGGTGACGGTGCAGCAATATTTGACGCCGCGGCGCAGCCCGGTGGACGGAGTCGGCATCCATCCGGACGTCATCGCTTCGACGCGTCTCGAGGCGACGCTGAAGGCGCTCCGTCTCGCCGGCGCGGACGAGCTGAAGCTGACGTTCCGCAGCTACGAGACGGTCGTGAACGGCGTATCGTTCGACGAGACGGCGGCTTGGGTCGTCGAAGGCGGCCGAACGTATTTGTCCGCCAAGGCGCTCGCGGCCGTCATCGACGGCGCGGCGGCATGGGACGGCGCGGCGCAGTCGGTGAAGCTGACCGGCCTCGGCGGCGCGGCCTCGTTCGCGGCGAAGCCGAACGGCGGCTTGCTGCTGCGGGACGGCGCCAGCTACATCGAGCTCGGCGCGTTCGCGAAGGCGTTCCCGAACGCGAAGGCGAAGACGGAGGGCAAGAGCGTCGTAGTGGAGTGGATCGATCATGGGTAA